The following are from one region of the Rhizobium sullae genome:
- a CDS encoding cobyric acid synthase, with protein sequence MTKAIMLQGTGSDVGKTVLVAGLCRLAANRGLNAKPFKPQNMSNNAAVADDGGGEIGRAQWLQSLAARTPSSVHMNPVLLKPQSENGSQIIVQGRVFGQAKARDYQRLKPQLLEHVLQSFAIVSEGADLVIVEGAGSPAEINLRPGDIANMGFATRAKVPVVLVGDIDRGGVIASLAGTHAILSDGDRAMISGYVINKFRGDVSLFDDGIAAISRFTGWPCFGVVPWLKAACRLPAEDSVVLERLAKGASGALKIAVPVLPRIANFDDLDPLRAEPDIELVFVKPGDRLPGDAALVILPGSKSTIADLADLRAAGWDRDLDAHVRRGGRVIGICGGYQMLGRMVRDPLGIEGASAETPGLGLLDVETEMAPEKTVRNSLAVSAEYDVPLAGYQIHLGVTAGPDCASPSAVIDGVADGAVSADRRIMGTYLHGLFGSDAYRSKLLESFGLSGDRRNYRQSVDEALDEVASELETHLDKGWLTALLG encoded by the coding sequence ATGACCAAGGCGATCATGTTGCAGGGAACCGGCTCGGATGTCGGCAAGACGGTGCTCGTCGCCGGGCTCTGCCGGCTTGCGGCCAACCGCGGCCTCAACGCAAAGCCGTTCAAGCCGCAGAACATGTCGAACAATGCGGCCGTCGCGGACGACGGCGGCGGGGAGATCGGCCGGGCGCAGTGGCTGCAGTCGCTCGCGGCACGAACCCCATCTTCGGTTCACATGAATCCGGTTCTCCTGAAACCGCAATCCGAAAACGGCAGCCAGATCATAGTGCAGGGCAGGGTCTTCGGGCAGGCGAAGGCCCGCGACTACCAGAGGCTCAAGCCGCAGTTGCTGGAGCATGTGCTGCAGAGCTTCGCGATCGTGTCCGAGGGCGCCGACCTTGTGATCGTCGAGGGTGCGGGATCGCCGGCCGAAATCAACCTCCGTCCCGGCGACATTGCCAATATGGGCTTTGCCACCCGTGCCAAGGTGCCCGTCGTGCTCGTCGGCGACATCGACCGCGGCGGCGTGATCGCCTCCCTCGCCGGCACGCATGCGATCCTTTCGGATGGCGACCGGGCGATGATTTCCGGCTATGTCATCAACAAGTTCCGCGGCGATGTTTCGCTCTTCGATGACGGCATTGCCGCGATCAGTCGCTTCACCGGCTGGCCGTGTTTCGGGGTCGTGCCCTGGCTGAAGGCGGCTTGCCGTTTGCCGGCAGAGGATTCCGTCGTGCTGGAGCGCCTTGCCAAGGGAGCATCCGGCGCATTGAAGATCGCCGTGCCGGTTTTGCCGCGCATCGCCAATTTCGACGATCTCGATCCTCTTCGTGCCGAGCCGGATATCGAACTCGTCTTCGTGAAACCGGGCGACCGGCTGCCGGGAGATGCCGCACTCGTGATCCTGCCCGGATCGAAATCTACGATTGCCGACCTTGCCGACCTGCGCGCTGCCGGCTGGGACCGCGATCTGGATGCCCACGTCCGGCGCGGCGGCCGCGTCATCGGCATCTGCGGCGGCTATCAGATGCTAGGGCGCATGGTTCGCGATCCGCTCGGCATCGAGGGGGCGAGCGCCGAGACGCCGGGTCTCGGACTGCTCGATGTCGAGACCGAAATGGCGCCGGAAAAGACCGTGCGCAACAGCCTGGCGGTCTCGGCCGAATATGACGTTCCGCTTGCCGGCTACCAGATCCACCTGGGTGTGACGGCCGGGCCGGACTGCGCCAGCCCATCAGCGGTGATCGACGGCGTGGCGGATGGCGCGGTTTCCGCCGACCGGCGGATCATGGGCACCTATCTCCACGGCCTCTTCGGCAGCGACGCCTATCGCAGCAAGCTTCTCGAAAGTTTCGGCCTTTCCGGTGACAGGCGGAACTACAGACAAAGCGTCGACGAGGCATTGGATGAGGTCGCCTCCGAACTCGAAACCCATCTCGACAAGGGCTGGTTGACCGCGTTGCTCGGCTAG
- a CDS encoding AAA family ATPase — translation MEITLITGPAGVGKSTLCWEMSLQLATANVAHTVIETDELDRVFPRPSAEDLARIRSGTTDVSSLNLAAIWSTYRALGHTRLIMSGVMVHLEFDRRWILAAIPDATITVIRLIASEPTLMARLVQREIGSGADEQAQRSLRQARRMANQDANGVFVVPTDGKTPTELAEVILRKIGWLNVRPE, via the coding sequence ATGGAGATCACATTGATTACGGGACCGGCCGGCGTTGGCAAGTCCACGCTGTGCTGGGAGATGAGCTTGCAACTCGCCACGGCGAACGTCGCTCACACCGTCATCGAGACAGATGAACTTGATAGAGTGTTCCCGCGCCCGAGTGCCGAGGATCTCGCGAGAATTCGCTCGGGAACGACGGATGTCAGCAGCCTCAATCTGGCTGCGATTTGGTCGACATATCGGGCTTTGGGGCACACCCGCCTGATCATGTCAGGCGTTATGGTGCATCTTGAATTCGACCGACGATGGATTCTTGCGGCCATCCCGGACGCGACGATCACGGTGATCCGCTTGATAGCGTCTGAACCGACGCTGATGGCGCGGCTGGTACAGCGTGAGATCGGTTCTGGCGCGGATGAGCAGGCACAGCGTTCACTTCGACAAGCGAGGCGCATGGCAAACCAAGACGCCAATGGCGTGTTCGTTGTGCCGACAGACGGCAAGACACCGACGGAACTCGCGGAGGTCATCCTGCGAAAAATCGGATGGCTGAATGTTCGCCCGGAGTGA